The proteins below are encoded in one region of Limnochorda pilosa:
- a CDS encoding bifunctional metallophosphatase/5'-nucleotidase: MFKPFHRTSRLLLALALVLVLVQGAASAAQVTFLHFNDAYDLPPVDKELGGFDRIATLIADYRDQYPGALLVFPGDLISPSISSSVFKGSQMISGMNALQTDFATFGNHEWDFGDDVLQQRIGESDFTWLSTNVLWRMGLYPGTRPTALVTVNGVKVGLLGLATPETWDLSSPDADVRFVDPVVAARVAVSRLVSQGAQVIVALTHQTVADDQALLKSVPGIDLVLGGHEHDVILDRVGDRLISKAGSDARYLGVTTLTVEDGRVTAATSDFLPVARAIEPDPAVAKLVEDYQAKLDTALGETVGETRVALDARNSEVRQKEAVLGNLVADALRRFTGADVGLTNGGGIRTNAVFEPGPITRKDVVAWLPFGNRVVTVQLTGAQLKAALENGVSQVDQVAGRFPQVSGLSFAFDPSRPAGSRVLSVEVGGKPLDPNATYVVATNDFMLGGGDGYEALTHGKVLVDASAGRLMADVVADYIQTHSPIALKPEGRITIR, encoded by the coding sequence ATGTTCAAGCCGTTCCATCGCACGTCCCGCCTGCTCCTGGCTCTGGCACTGGTGCTGGTGCTGGTCCAGGGTGCGGCCTCGGCAGCGCAGGTCACGTTCCTTCACTTCAACGACGCGTACGACCTGCCGCCGGTGGACAAGGAGCTGGGTGGCTTCGACCGTATCGCCACCCTCATCGCCGACTACCGGGACCAGTACCCGGGGGCCCTCCTCGTCTTCCCGGGTGACCTCATCTCTCCGTCCATCTCCTCGTCGGTCTTCAAGGGCAGCCAGATGATCTCGGGCATGAACGCCCTCCAGACCGATTTCGCCACCTTCGGCAACCACGAGTGGGACTTTGGTGACGACGTGCTGCAGCAGCGCATCGGGGAGAGCGACTTCACCTGGCTCTCCACCAACGTCCTGTGGCGCATGGGCCTCTATCCGGGCACCCGGCCCACCGCCCTGGTGACGGTGAACGGGGTAAAGGTGGGCCTTCTGGGCCTGGCCACCCCAGAGACCTGGGACCTCTCCAGCCCCGACGCCGACGTCCGCTTCGTGGACCCGGTGGTGGCCGCCCGGGTGGCGGTCTCCAGGCTGGTCTCCCAGGGGGCCCAGGTGATCGTGGCCCTCACCCACCAGACGGTGGCCGATGACCAGGCGCTCCTCAAGTCGGTCCCCGGCATCGACCTGGTCCTGGGCGGGCACGAGCACGACGTGATCCTGGACCGGGTGGGCGACCGCCTGATCAGCAAGGCCGGTTCCGACGCCCGCTACCTGGGGGTCACCACCCTCACCGTGGAGGACGGCCGGGTGACCGCAGCCACCAGCGACTTCCTGCCCGTGGCGCGGGCGATCGAGCCCGATCCCGCCGTGGCCAAGCTGGTTGAGGATTACCAGGCCAAGCTGGACACGGCCCTGGGCGAAACCGTCGGTGAGACGCGGGTGGCCCTGGATGCCCGGAACTCCGAGGTACGGCAGAAGGAGGCCGTCCTGGGCAACCTGGTGGCCGACGCGCTGCGCCGTTTCACCGGGGCCGACGTGGGCCTCACCAACGGCGGCGGCATCCGCACCAACGCCGTCTTCGAGCCCGGCCCCATCACCCGTAAGGACGTGGTGGCCTGGCTGCCCTTCGGCAACCGGGTGGTCACCGTGCAGCTCACGGGCGCCCAGCTGAAGGCGGCGCTGGAGAACGGCGTGAGCCAGGTGGACCAAGTGGCCGGCCGCTTCCCGCAGGTCTCGGGCCTCAGCTTCGCCTTCGACCCCAGCCGCCCCGCCGGCAGTCGGGTCCTCTCGGTGGAGGTGGGCGGCAAGCCGCTGGATCCCAATGCGACGTACGTGGTGGCCACCAACGACTTCATGTTGGGCGGCGGCGACGGCTACGAGGCGCTCACCCACGGCAAGGTGCTGGTGGACGCGAGCGCCGGCCGCCTGATGGCCGACGTGGTCGCCGACTACATCCAGACCCACAGCCCCATCGCCCTGAAGCCCGAGGGGCGGATCACGATCCGGTAG
- a CDS encoding nucleoside recognition domain-containing protein, translating into MTRDGAGAFLRGWWGRLTHTLAVLLRVMVPIFLLISLLEASGWIEEAGRWLGAPLALVGIGPRAAIALLVGAFAGLYAAIGSMASLGLTPAEALPVALFLQFAHALPMEAAVAHQGGVSGWRHAAARVAMGVVAAAAAPLLAPLARLGEGGAAGDVAATEAAGVATAGAVAPATPAVQGFGPVLLHSLGALGETLLLLVAILAPLTLLIQLLEHSGWLERWSIATTPWMRRVGWTGEAAFPLLTGLFLGLIYGAGVMIERFQRGKLNRREGWELFLFLGACHSILEDPFIFTVSGVGPGALLPTRILAGLLVLLGLGWKRRGQSRSAAGYAQVSGG; encoded by the coding sequence ATGACGCGGGACGGGGCCGGGGCTTTCCTTCGAGGCTGGTGGGGGCGGCTCACCCACACGCTGGCGGTGCTGCTGAGGGTGATGGTGCCGATCTTCCTGCTGATCTCGCTGCTGGAGGCGTCGGGGTGGATCGAGGAGGCCGGAAGGTGGCTGGGTGCCCCGCTGGCCCTGGTGGGCATCGGACCCAGGGCGGCCATCGCCCTCCTGGTGGGCGCCTTCGCCGGCCTGTACGCGGCCATCGGCTCCATGGCCTCCCTGGGGCTCACGCCGGCCGAGGCGCTGCCCGTGGCCCTCTTCCTCCAATTCGCCCACGCGCTGCCCATGGAGGCGGCGGTGGCCCACCAGGGCGGGGTGAGCGGCTGGCGCCACGCGGCCGCCCGGGTCGCGATGGGGGTGGTCGCAGCCGCGGCCGCGCCGCTGCTGGCGCCGCTGGCGCGGCTGGGTGAGGGCGGAGCGGCAGGAGACGTCGCTGCCACCGAGGCTGCCGGCGTCGCTACTGCCGGCGCGGTCGCCCCCGCGACGCCGGCCGTCCAGGGCTTCGGGCCCGTGTTGCTCCACTCTCTCGGGGCCCTGGGTGAGACGCTGCTCCTGCTGGTGGCCATCCTCGCCCCTCTGACCCTTCTGATCCAGCTCCTGGAGCACTCGGGCTGGCTCGAGCGCTGGTCGATCGCCACCACGCCCTGGATGCGACGGGTGGGGTGGACGGGCGAGGCCGCCTTTCCGCTCCTCACGGGCCTCTTCCTGGGGCTCATCTACGGTGCCGGGGTGATGATCGAGCGGTTCCAGCGGGGGAAGCTGAACCGGCGGGAGGGTTGGGAGCTCTTCCTCTTCCTGGGGGCGTGCCACTCGATCCTGGAGGATCCCTTCATCTTCACCGTGTCGGGCGTGGGGCCCGGAGCCCTCCTGCCCACCCGGATCCTGGCCGGCCTGCTGGTCCTGCTGGGCCTGGGCTGGAAGCGTCGAGGCCAGTCCCGTTCCGCTGCCGGGTACGCCCAGGTGTCAGGAGGGTGA
- a CDS encoding TetR/AcrR family transcriptional regulator, with translation MSPSPRAEEAKAATRRRILDAAVDVFSRLGYHQAAVDEIVRESGTSKGAIYFHFPSKESIFFAVVEEFAGLLERRIDQAIGERRGAVHRVTAAVEVALETLSRHRKLAKIFLVDAVGLGPPFAQRVLAVHERFTGLVQRYLDQAVAEGDLEPQDTALAATVWFGALNELLLRWVLDEKAGPEVLQAQIPALTTLLLRSVGR, from the coding sequence GTGAGCCCTTCGCCCCGGGCCGAGGAGGCCAAGGCCGCCACCCGCCGGCGGATCCTGGACGCGGCGGTGGACGTCTTCTCCCGGTTGGGATACCATCAGGCGGCCGTGGACGAGATCGTCCGGGAGTCCGGCACCTCCAAGGGCGCCATCTACTTCCACTTCCCCAGCAAGGAGTCCATCTTCTTCGCGGTGGTGGAGGAGTTCGCAGGCCTCCTGGAGCGGCGCATCGATCAGGCCATCGGCGAGCGCCGCGGCGCGGTGCACCGGGTGACCGCCGCGGTGGAGGTGGCCCTCGAGACCCTCTCCCGCCACCGGAAGCTGGCCAAGATCTTCCTGGTGGACGCGGTGGGCCTGGGGCCGCCCTTCGCCCAGCGGGTGCTGGCGGTGCACGAGCGCTTCACCGGCCTGGTGCAGCGCTACCTGGACCAGGCCGTGGCCGAGGGGGACCTGGAACCCCAGGACACGGCCCTGGCTGCGACCGTCTGGTTTGGGGCGCTGAACGAGCTCTTGCTCCGCTGGGTGCTGGACGAGAAGGCGGGCCCTGAGGTGCTCCAGGCCCAGATTCCCGCCCTCACCACCCTCTTGCTGAGGAGCGTGGGTCGATGA
- the ubiE gene encoding bifunctional demethylmenaquinone methyltransferase/2-methoxy-6-polyprenyl-1,4-benzoquinol methylase UbiE, which produces MRYKVRHGGVLTVEKAEYVQDLFDGIARRYDRMNLIMTAGVWRYWQRVFRRVAGFRDGEQVLDVCCGTGDLTFMAARAVGPGGEVVGLDFSAGMLEVARHKATALNGAASALAPIRWVEGDALALPFQDGSFDRIVTGFGMRNVADVEQAFREMVRVLKPGGEVVCLELSHPPNPMLRIPYLAYFRHVVPLMGAWANRLAPGDAPAPYQWLPESLTHFPDQEGLAGILRRAGLEAVRYTNLTGGIACVHQGRKPEQGPEAGRLRVPERDREPAGGRARPVGTRRRP; this is translated from the coding sequence GTGCGGTATAAGGTCCGGCATGGGGGCGTCTTGACGGTGGAGAAGGCGGAGTACGTCCAGGATCTCTTCGACGGCATCGCCCGGCGCTACGACCGGATGAACCTGATCATGACCGCTGGCGTCTGGCGTTACTGGCAGCGCGTCTTCCGGCGCGTGGCGGGCTTCCGCGACGGCGAGCAGGTGCTCGACGTCTGCTGCGGCACCGGCGACCTCACCTTCATGGCCGCCCGGGCCGTGGGGCCCGGGGGCGAGGTGGTGGGCCTGGACTTCTCCGCGGGGATGCTCGAGGTGGCGCGCCACAAGGCGACGGCCCTCAACGGGGCCGCCTCCGCCCTGGCTCCGATCCGCTGGGTGGAGGGCGACGCCCTGGCCCTGCCCTTCCAGGACGGGAGCTTCGACCGCATCGTCACCGGCTTCGGCATGCGGAACGTGGCCGACGTGGAGCAGGCCTTCCGGGAGATGGTCCGGGTCCTGAAACCTGGGGGCGAGGTGGTCTGCCTGGAGCTCTCGCACCCCCCCAACCCGATGCTGCGGATCCCTTACCTGGCCTACTTCCGCCACGTCGTCCCGCTGATGGGGGCGTGGGCGAACCGTCTGGCGCCCGGGGACGCTCCGGCGCCCTACCAGTGGCTCCCCGAGTCCCTCACCCACTTCCCGGACCAGGAGGGGCTGGCGGGCATCCTCCGGCGGGCCGGCCTCGAGGCGGTCCGCTACACGAACCTGACGGGCGGCATCGCCTGCGTCCACCAGGGCCGGAAGCCGGAGCAGGGCCCGGAGGCGGGCCGGTTGCGGGTGCCGGAACGGGACCGCGAGCCCGCGGGGGGCCGGGCGCGCCCGGTGGGCACCCGGCGACGCCCGTGA
- a CDS encoding YitT family protein, with protein sequence MSERVRRVVPRFLAYLWVVVGTVATALALDWFLVPNQIAAGGVSGLATITYHWFGWPVGVVMLAINIPLFLASLRFLGREFGIKTVVGAVSLSFWTDLLATRVEPLTHDPLLAAIYGGILAGAGMGLSFRAGGSTGGTDMAARITAHFTAFSTGRALLLADGLVIVAAALAFSPELALYALLAVFLTGKAIDLVQEGQSYAKAAYIISSRAEEIGRAVLEELERGGTALHGTGLYTGEHREVLLVIVSRSEVAQLKGLVSRTDPRAFLVLHDVHEVLGEGFGPMTPAPGAPPPPGAGRIRRRRAV encoded by the coding sequence ATGAGCGAGCGGGTGCGGAGGGTGGTCCCCCGGTTCCTGGCCTATCTCTGGGTGGTGGTAGGCACGGTGGCCACCGCCCTCGCCCTGGACTGGTTCCTGGTGCCGAATCAGATCGCCGCCGGCGGGGTGAGCGGCCTGGCGACCATCACCTACCACTGGTTCGGCTGGCCCGTGGGCGTGGTGATGCTGGCCATCAACATCCCCCTCTTCCTCGCGAGCCTCCGCTTCCTGGGTCGCGAGTTCGGGATCAAGACGGTCGTGGGGGCGGTGAGCCTCTCCTTCTGGACCGACCTCCTGGCGACGCGGGTCGAACCGCTCACCCACGACCCGCTCCTCGCCGCCATCTACGGCGGGATCCTGGCCGGGGCGGGGATGGGCCTCTCCTTCCGGGCGGGCGGCTCCACCGGTGGCACCGACATGGCCGCCCGGATCACCGCCCACTTCACCGCCTTCAGCACCGGGCGGGCGTTGCTCCTGGCCGATGGCCTGGTGATCGTCGCGGCGGCCCTGGCCTTCTCGCCCGAGCTGGCCCTCTACGCGCTCCTGGCCGTCTTCCTCACCGGCAAGGCCATCGACCTGGTCCAGGAGGGCCAGAGCTACGCAAAGGCGGCCTACATCATCTCGAGCCGGGCCGAGGAGATCGGGCGGGCGGTGCTGGAGGAGCTGGAGCGGGGCGGAACCGCCCTGCACGGGACGGGGCTCTACACGGGCGAGCACCGGGAGGTGCTGCTGGTCATCGTCTCCCGGTCCGAGGTGGCCCAGCTCAAGGGGCTGGTCTCCCGCACCGATCCCAGGGCCTTCCTGGTCCTTCACGACGTCCACGAGGTGCTGGGCGAAGGCTTCGGGCCCATGACGCCCGCCCCCGGTGCGCCCCCGCCCCCGGGCGCGGGCAGGATTCGGCGACGGCGTGCGGTATAA